In Streptomyces venezuelae, the sequence ATCCGAGTCCGCCGTGGCCTCGACACTCTTGATCACGGAGCCGTCGGGCTGGGCGGCCATGCCCTGCTTGGTGAGGGCGGCGATGAACTTGCGCTCGTTGTCGTTGCGGTCCGGGCCCTTGGCGACGATCGCGGCGACGACCCGCTTCTTGCCCCGGCCCTTGAGCTCACCGTGCGAGCTGATCTGCTTCAGCAGGCGGGTCAGGTACTGGTCCTGCGCCTTGCTGCCCGGCGTCGGGTTCTGGTTGATCACGTACATCTGCTGGCCCATGGTCCACACGTTCGTGGTCAGCCAGTAGACGAGAACACCGACGGGGAAGTTGATGCCCATGACCGCGAAGATCACCGGGAAGATGTACATCAGCATCTTCTGCTGCTGCATGAACGGCGTCTTGACCGAGAGGTCGACGTTCTTCTGCATCAGCTGACGCTGGGTGTAGAACTGCGACAGCGACATCATGACGATCATGACGGCGGTGACGATCCGGACGTCCGTCAGCGTCGCGCCCAGGGCGGCGACCTTCTCCGGGCTGTCCATGAACTTGGCGGCGATCGGCGCACCGAAGATCTTGGCCGCACGGGCACTGTCGACCAGCTGCTGGTCCATCGCGCCGACCGGCTTGCCATCGGCGATGTTCGACAGCACGTGGTACAGGGCGAAGAAGAACGGGGACTGCGCCAGGATGGGCAGGCACGAGGAGAGCGGGTTGGTACCCGTCTCCTTGTACAGCTTCATCATCTCTTCGGACTGGCGCTGCTTGTCGTTCTTGTAGCGCTCCTGGATCGCCTTCATCTTCGGCTGGAGCGCCTGCATGCCCCGCGTCGCCTTGATCTGCTTCACGAAGAGCGGGATCAGGCAGATACGGATCAGGATCACCAGGGACACGATGGACAGGCCCCAGGCCAACCCACTCGACTTACCGAAGATCGCCCCGTACAGCGAGTGGAACTGGACGATGATCCACGAAACGGGGTAGGTGATAAAGCTGAACAGACTGGCAATCGTGTCCACTAATCAGGCTCCTTGAGCATTGCGAGATCTACGCAACGCACTGCGCAGCTGCTCGTGCCAACGCGGGCGTTTACGGGCTGGGACATGGTCCACGCCACCCGGGGACCACGGATTGCACCGCAGGATCCGCCAGGCGGTCAGGGCCGTCCCCTTCACCGCACCATGCCGGTCGATGGCCGTGTACCCGTAGTGCGAACACGACGGGTAATAGCGGCACACCGGCCCGAGCAGCGGACTGATCGTCCACTGGTACAGCTTGATCAAAGCGAGCAGCGGGTACTTCATCGAGCCACGCCTCCCAGGAGCCGCACCAGAGCGGCATCCAGGTCCCGGGCCAGCTCGTCGGGGCCGGCATCACCCGCTCCGGGCAACGCTCGTACCACCACCAGGCTACCGGCGGGCAGCTGAGACAGCCGCTCGCGGACCAGATGCCGCAGACGGCGCTTGACCCGGTTACGTATGACGGCGTTGCCGACAGCCTTGCTGACGACGAAACCCGCACGCGTCGAGGGATCGATCTCCCCCGGCTCGTGCGGGTCCGTTGCACCGCATGTACGTAGATGGACGACGAGGAGCGGGCGACCAGCCCGGCGTCCTCGGCGTACCGCGCTCGCGAAGTCCTCGCGCCGCCTCAGCCGATTCTCGGGAGACAGCACGACGTCACGACCTGCGTGTGGTTACGCGGAAAGGGCGGCGCGGCCCTTGCCACGACGGTTCGCGAGGATCGCGCGACCGGCACGGGTACGCATCCGCAGGCGGAAGCCGTGGGTCTTGGCACGACGGCGGTTGTTCGGCTGGAAGGTGCGCTTGCTCACTCGGGGGCTCCAGAGAATGAATCGTTGTGGCGGGACATCGCCTGGCTGTCACCGTGCGCCCACGAGGAAACTCGCGTGTTCGCCCGAGTGGCACCGCTAAATGATCACTATCAGTGACCTTCGCCCATCGGTAGGCAGGCGGCAGCAGCCATCGACAACTCGACCTCGTTACGGTACGCGCGGCTACGCCATCCGGTCAAACCGAGCCGACGTGACCCCGCACTGTGCACAGGCTGTGGACAACGACTTGAACCGCACCCTCTGGCCTGACTACCGTTGCCTGACCCCGGATTTTTTGTCCCGACCGTCCCAAAGAACCACACATTCGTGGGACCCCTGTGAGAGAGCGTGCTCTGTGGCTGACGTACCTGCCGATCT encodes:
- the rnpA gene encoding ribonuclease P protein component — its product is MLSPENRLRRREDFASAVRRGRRAGRPLLVVHLRTCGATDPHEPGEIDPSTRAGFVVSKAVGNAVIRNRVKRRLRHLVRERLSQLPAGSLVVVRALPGAGDAGPDELARDLDAALVRLLGGVAR
- the yidD gene encoding membrane protein insertion efficiency factor YidD gives rise to the protein MKYPLLALIKLYQWTISPLLGPVCRYYPSCSHYGYTAIDRHGAVKGTALTAWRILRCNPWSPGGVDHVPARKRPRWHEQLRSALRRSRNAQGA
- the rpmH gene encoding 50S ribosomal protein L34 is translated as MSKRTFQPNNRRRAKTHGFRLRMRTRAGRAILANRRGKGRAALSA
- the yidC gene encoding membrane protein insertase YidC; protein product: MDTIASLFSFITYPVSWIIVQFHSLYGAIFGKSSGLAWGLSIVSLVILIRICLIPLFVKQIKATRGMQALQPKMKAIQERYKNDKQRQSEEMMKLYKETGTNPLSSCLPILAQSPFFFALYHVLSNIADGKPVGAMDQQLVDSARAAKIFGAPIAAKFMDSPEKVAALGATLTDVRIVTAVMIVMMSLSQFYTQRQLMQKNVDLSVKTPFMQQQKMLMYIFPVIFAVMGINFPVGVLVYWLTTNVWTMGQQMYVINQNPTPGSKAQDQYLTRLLKQISSHGELKGRGKKRVVAAIVAKGPDRNDNERKFIAALTKQGMAAQPDGSVIKSVEATADSDAASGGAAKRQQPKRQSKAQRQTPSKPAPKK